The following are encoded together in the Anaerobranca californiensis DSM 14826 genome:
- a CDS encoding helix-turn-helix domain-containing protein: MLKAYKYRIYPTKEQEEYFAKVFGCVRFIYNKMLHDKIEYYKQTGEMLNNTPAQYKKEYSFLKEVDSLALANAQLNLEKAYKNFFRDKKIGFPKFKKKKGYQSYTTNN; this comes from the coding sequence TTGCTAAAAGCTTATAAATACAGGATATATCCAACAAAAGAACAAGAAGAATATTTTGCTAAAGTGTTTGGTTGTGTAAGATTTATATATAACAAAATGTTACATGACAAAATAGAATATTATAAACAAACAGGAGAAATGCTAAACAATACACCTGCACAATATAAAAAAGAATATTCTTTTCTAAAAGAAGTAGATAGTCTTGCACTTGCCAATGCACAACTTAATTTAGAAAAAGCATATAAAAATTTCTTTAGAGATAAAAAAATAGGATTTCCAAAGTTCAAGAAAAAGAAAGGTTACCAGTCTTATACTACAAATAATCA